A window of the Streptomyces sp. Ag109_O5-10 genome harbors these coding sequences:
- a CDS encoding ABC transporter permease, whose protein sequence is MSETTHDGGIAVTAPPSPDEGLTATQLAARYGLAVSGARPPLAEYVRRLWGRRHFILAFSQAKLTAQYSQAKLGQLWQVATPLLNAAVYYFIFGVILHASRGMSQDVYIPFLVTGVFTFTFTQSSIMTGVRAISGNLGLVRALHFPRASLPISFALQQLQQLLFSMIVMVAVVVGFGNRPGLSWVLVVPTLFLLFLFNTGLALIVARMGAKTPDLAQLLPFILRTWMYMSGVMFSITKMMEGRPEWARTLLQVNPATVFMDLMRFALIDGYGASNLPPHVWVVALSWAVVVFAGGFVYFWKAEERYGRG, encoded by the coding sequence TTGAGTGAGACAACGCATGACGGCGGGATCGCGGTGACCGCGCCGCCGTCCCCCGACGAGGGCCTCACGGCGACGCAGCTGGCCGCCAGGTACGGGCTCGCGGTGAGCGGCGCACGCCCTCCGCTGGCCGAGTACGTACGCCGGCTCTGGGGGCGGCGCCACTTCATCCTGGCCTTCTCGCAGGCGAAGCTCACGGCCCAGTACAGCCAGGCAAAGCTCGGCCAGCTCTGGCAGGTGGCCACGCCGCTGCTGAACGCGGCGGTGTACTACTTCATCTTCGGCGTGATCCTGCACGCGAGCCGGGGCATGTCGCAGGACGTCTACATTCCGTTCCTGGTCACCGGCGTGTTCACCTTCACGTTCACCCAGAGCTCGATCATGACGGGCGTGCGGGCGATCTCGGGCAACCTCGGTCTGGTGCGTGCGCTGCACTTCCCGCGAGCCTCGCTGCCGATCTCCTTCGCGCTCCAGCAGCTCCAGCAGCTGCTGTTCTCGATGATCGTCATGGTCGCCGTGGTGGTCGGGTTCGGCAACCGGCCGGGCCTGTCCTGGGTGCTGGTCGTACCGACCCTGTTCCTGCTGTTCCTCTTCAACACGGGACTGGCCCTGATCGTGGCCCGGATGGGCGCCAAGACGCCGGACCTCGCCCAGCTGCTGCCGTTCATTCTGCGCACCTGGATGTACATGTCCGGCGTGATGTTCTCGATCACCAAGATGATGGAGGGCCGGCCGGAGTGGGCGCGCACGCTGCTCCAGGTCAACCCCGCCACCGTCTTCATGGACCTGATGCGCTTCGCCCTCATCGACGGCTACGGCGCCTCGAACCTGCCGCCGCACGTCTGGGTCGTCGCGCTGTCCTGGGCCGTGGTCGTGTTCGCCGGCGGTTTCGTGTACTTCTGGAAGGCTGAGGAGCGGTACGGCCGTGGCTGA
- a CDS encoding glycosyltransferase family 2 protein, whose amino-acid sequence MKVGAVVITMGNRPDELRALLDSVAKQDGDRVEVVVVGNGSPVPDVPDGVRTLELPENLGIPGGRNVGIEAFGPSGRDVDILLFLDDDGLLAEHDTAELCRQAFAADQRLGIISFRIADPDTGQTQRRHVPRLRASDPMRSSRVTTFLGGANAVRTQVLAEVGGLPDEFFYAHEETDLAWRALDAGWMIDYRADMVLNHPTTAPSRHAVYHRMVARNRVWLARRNLPAPLVPVYLGVWMLLTLVRRPSRPALHAWFAGFREGWTTPCGPRRPMRWRTVWKLTRLGRPPVI is encoded by the coding sequence CTGAAGGTCGGCGCGGTGGTCATCACCATGGGCAACCGCCCCGACGAACTGCGCGCCCTCCTCGACTCGGTCGCCAAGCAGGACGGCGACCGGGTCGAGGTCGTCGTCGTCGGCAACGGCTCGCCCGTCCCGGACGTCCCGGACGGCGTCCGCACCCTGGAGCTGCCCGAGAACCTCGGGATCCCCGGCGGCCGCAACGTCGGCATAGAGGCCTTCGGCCCCAGCGGCCGCGATGTCGACATACTGCTCTTCCTCGACGACGACGGCCTGCTCGCCGAGCACGACACCGCCGAGCTGTGCCGCCAGGCGTTCGCCGCCGACCAGCGGCTCGGCATCATCAGCTTCCGCATCGCCGACCCGGACACCGGGCAGACCCAGCGCCGGCACGTGCCGAGGCTCCGGGCCTCCGACCCGATGCGCTCCTCCCGGGTCACCACCTTCCTCGGCGGCGCCAACGCCGTCCGCACCCAGGTCCTCGCCGAGGTCGGCGGCCTGCCGGACGAGTTCTTCTACGCCCACGAGGAGACCGACCTGGCCTGGCGGGCCCTGGACGCCGGCTGGATGATCGACTACCGCGCCGACATGGTCCTCAACCACCCCACCACGGCCCCCTCCCGGCACGCGGTCTACCACCGGATGGTCGCCCGCAACCGGGTCTGGCTGGCCCGCCGCAACCTGCCCGCCCCCCTGGTGCCGGTCTACCTCGGGGTGTGGATGCTGCTGACCCTGGTGCGCCGCCCCTCCCGCCCGGCCCTGCACGCCTGGTTCGCCGGCTTCCGCGAGGGCTGGACCACCCCGTGCGGACCCCGCCGCCCGATGCGCTGGCGGACTGTGTGGAAGCTCACGCGACTGGGCCGTCCCCCGGTGATCTGA
- a CDS encoding CDP-alcohol phosphatidyltransferase family protein: MHPVGVKDRRSGEHWMGRLYMREVSLRVDRYLVNTRVTPNQLTYLMTVFGVLACPALLVPGVWGAVLGVVCVQMYLLLDCVDGEVARWKQQYSLGGVYLDRVGAYLTDAAVLVGLGLRAADLFGSGRIDWLWAFLGTLAALGAILIKAETDLVGVARHQAGLPVVKEAAAEMRSSGMALARRAAALFRFHRLILGIEASLLILLLAVADHFHGDLFWTRLGTAVLAGIALLQTLLHLVSVLASSRLR, encoded by the coding sequence GTGCACCCCGTTGGGGTCAAGGACCGGCGCAGCGGTGAGCACTGGATGGGGCGCCTCTACATGCGTGAGGTGTCCCTGCGGGTCGACCGCTACCTGGTGAACACCAGGGTCACGCCCAACCAGCTCACGTATCTGATGACCGTCTTCGGCGTCCTCGCCTGCCCGGCCCTGCTGGTGCCGGGCGTCTGGGGCGCGGTGCTCGGCGTGGTCTGCGTCCAGATGTACCTGCTGCTCGACTGCGTCGACGGCGAGGTGGCCCGCTGGAAGCAGCAGTACTCGCTGGGCGGCGTCTACCTGGACCGGGTCGGTGCCTACCTCACCGACGCCGCCGTCCTGGTCGGGCTCGGGCTGCGGGCCGCCGACCTGTTCGGCAGCGGCCGTATCGACTGGCTGTGGGCCTTCCTGGGCACCCTGGCCGCGCTCGGCGCCATCCTGATCAAGGCCGAGACCGACCTCGTCGGCGTGGCCCGCCACCAGGCCGGCCTGCCGGTGGTCAAGGAGGCCGCCGCCGAGATGCGCTCCTCCGGGATGGCGCTGGCCCGCCGGGCCGCCGCCCTGTTCCGGTTCCACCGGCTGATCCTCGGCATCGAGGCCTCGCTGCTGATCCTGCTGCTCGCCGTCGCCGACCACTTCCACGGCGACCTCTTCTGGACCCGGCTCGGCACGGCCGTGCTGGCCGGCATCGCGCTGCTGCAGACCCTGCTGCACCTGGTCTCGGTCCTCGCGTCGAGCAGGCTGCGGTGA
- a CDS encoding iron-containing alcohol dehydrogenase family protein, giving the protein MPVLTRLIPSPVVVDIRPGALDDLAGVLADERISHSGRLAVAVSGGSGAQLRERVSPSLPGATWYEVGGGTLDDAIRLAGEIKAGRYDAVVGLGGGKIIDCAKFAAARVGLPLVAVPTNLAHDGLCSPVATLDNDAGRGSYGVPNPIAVVIDLDVVREAPARFVRSGIGDAVSNISAIADWELSHRVTGEKIDGLAAAMARQAGEAVLRHPGGIGENDFLQVLAEALVLSGIAMSVSGDSRPSSGACHEINHAFDLLFPRRAASHGEQCGLGAAFAMYLRGAHEESAFMADVLRRHGLPVLPEEIGFTVDEFVRVVEFAPETRPGRYTILEHLDLKTHQIKDFYVDYVKAIGS; this is encoded by the coding sequence GTGCCAGTACTGACCCGGCTGATCCCCTCACCGGTCGTCGTCGACATCCGCCCGGGTGCCCTCGACGACCTCGCGGGGGTGCTCGCCGACGAACGCATCTCGCACTCCGGCCGGCTCGCCGTCGCCGTCAGCGGCGGCTCCGGCGCGCAGCTGCGCGAGCGCGTCTCGCCGAGCCTGCCGGGCGCCACCTGGTACGAGGTCGGCGGCGGCACCCTCGACGACGCCATCCGGCTGGCCGGGGAGATCAAGGCCGGCCGCTACGACGCGGTCGTCGGCCTCGGCGGCGGCAAGATCATCGACTGCGCCAAGTTCGCGGCGGCGCGGGTCGGCCTGCCGCTGGTCGCCGTGCCGACGAACCTCGCGCACGACGGCCTGTGCTCGCCCGTCGCCACCCTCGACAACGACGCGGGCCGCGGTTCGTACGGCGTGCCGAACCCGATCGCGGTCGTCATCGACCTCGACGTCGTCCGGGAGGCCCCGGCCCGCTTCGTGCGCTCCGGGATCGGCGACGCCGTCTCCAACATCTCGGCGATCGCGGACTGGGAGCTGTCCCACCGCGTCACCGGCGAGAAGATCGACGGTCTGGCGGCCGCCATGGCCCGCCAGGCCGGCGAGGCGGTGCTGCGCCACCCCGGCGGCATCGGCGAGAACGACTTCCTGCAGGTCCTCGCCGAGGCGCTGGTGCTCAGCGGGATCGCCATGTCGGTGTCGGGCGACTCCCGTCCGTCCTCCGGCGCCTGCCACGAGATCAACCACGCCTTCGACCTGCTCTTCCCGAGGCGTGCAGCCAGCCACGGCGAGCAGTGCGGGCTCGGCGCGGCCTTCGCGATGTACCTGCGCGGAGCCCACGAGGAGTCCGCGTTCATGGCCGATGTGCTGCGCCGGCACGGACTGCCGGTGCTGCCTGAGGAGATCGGCTTCACCGTGGACGAGTTCGTCCGGGTCGTCGAGTTCGCCCCGGAGACCCGGCCCGGCCGCTACACCATCCTCGAACACCTCGACCTCAAGACCCACCAGATCAAGGACTTCTACGTCGACTATGTCAAGGCCATCGGTAGCTGA
- a CDS encoding sugar phosphate nucleotidyltransferase codes for MIGLVLAAGAGRRLRPYTDSLPKALVPVGPAGIEDSITVLDLTLGNFAEIGLTEVAIIVGYRKEAVYERKAALEAKYGLKLTLIDNDKAEEWNNAYSLWCGRDALKDGVILANGDTVHPVSVEKTLLAARGDGRRIILALDTVKSLADEEMKVVVDADKGMTKITKLMDPAEATGEYIGVTLIEGDAAPELAEALKAVWETDPQQFYEHGYQELVNRGFRIDVAPIGDVRWVEIDNHDDLARGREIACQY; via the coding sequence ATGATCGGCCTCGTGCTGGCGGCCGGCGCCGGACGGCGTCTGCGCCCCTACACCGACAGCCTGCCCAAGGCGCTGGTGCCGGTGGGGCCCGCCGGGATAGAGGACTCGATCACGGTGCTCGACCTGACCCTCGGCAACTTCGCCGAGATCGGCCTGACCGAGGTCGCGATCATCGTCGGCTACCGCAAGGAGGCCGTCTACGAACGCAAGGCGGCCCTGGAGGCCAAGTACGGGCTCAAGCTCACCCTCATCGACAACGACAAGGCCGAGGAGTGGAACAACGCCTACTCCCTGTGGTGCGGCCGTGACGCCCTCAAGGACGGTGTGATCCTCGCCAACGGCGACACCGTGCACCCCGTCTCCGTCGAGAAGACGCTGCTCGCCGCCCGCGGCGACGGCCGGCGGATCATCCTCGCCCTGGACACCGTGAAGTCCCTCGCGGACGAGGAGATGAAGGTCGTCGTCGACGCCGACAAGGGCATGACGAAGATCACCAAGCTGATGGACCCGGCCGAGGCCACCGGCGAGTACATCGGCGTCACCCTCATCGAGGGCGACGCCGCGCCCGAGCTGGCCGAGGCGCTGAAGGCGGTCTGGGAGACCGACCCGCAGCAGTTCTACGAGCACGGCTACCAGGAACTGGTCAACCGCGGCTTCCGCATCGACGTCGCGCCGATCGGCGACGTCCGCTGGGTCGAGATCGACAACCACGACGACCTCGCCCGGGGACGGGAGATCGCGTGCCAGTACTGA
- a CDS encoding DUF5941 domain-containing protein, protein MSTAIVTGPPVPGSSLESDLRALGFEVRTASDTTEAEALLTAVPADRRVAVVDARFVGHVHALRLGLTDPRFPLAAIPGAVTAQPAARPALARALAREAAAGGATALAVDGLVTALDADVHHPELGSLVAAVPTDPQARNEARQAVAAVDDEAIRLKSAVKSRDGFFTTFFVSPYSRYIARWCARRGLTPNQVTTASLLTALIAAGCAATGTRAGFVAAGALLVFSFVLDCTDGQLARYSLQYSTLGAWLDATFDRAKEYAYYAGLALGAARGGDDVWALALGAMILQTCRHVVDFSFNEANHDATANTSPTAALSGRLDSVGWTVWVRRMIVLPIGERWALIAVLTAATTPRITFYVLLIGCAFAATYTTAGRVLRSLTRKARRTDRAARALSDLADNGPLAGFVSRTLHAPLGSPFLVALAGVAILTVSLFSGVTWAPVAGAVVYALAAGQALARPLKGALDWLVPPLFRAAEYGTVLVLASKSGVNGTLPAAFGLVAAVAYHHYDTVYRIRGDAGAPPAWLVRAVGGQEGRTLLVTVLAAVLTAAQFKAALTVLAVVVAGLVLVESIRFWVSAGAPAVHDEGEPA, encoded by the coding sequence TTGTCGACCGCCATCGTCACCGGTCCGCCGGTGCCCGGATCGTCACTGGAGAGCGATCTGCGGGCGCTCGGCTTCGAGGTGCGGACGGCGTCGGACACCACCGAGGCCGAAGCCCTGCTGACGGCCGTACCCGCCGACCGGCGCGTCGCCGTCGTCGACGCCCGCTTCGTCGGTCATGTGCACGCCCTGCGCCTCGGCCTCACCGACCCCCGCTTCCCGCTCGCCGCGATCCCCGGCGCCGTCACCGCCCAGCCCGCCGCCCGGCCGGCCCTGGCCCGGGCGCTGGCCCGGGAGGCCGCCGCCGGCGGCGCCACCGCCCTCGCCGTGGACGGCCTGGTCACCGCCCTGGACGCCGACGTCCACCACCCCGAGCTGGGCAGCCTGGTCGCCGCCGTCCCCACCGACCCGCAGGCCCGCAACGAGGCCCGGCAGGCCGTCGCCGCCGTGGACGACGAGGCGATACGTCTCAAGTCGGCCGTGAAGTCCCGGGACGGCTTCTTCACCACCTTCTTCGTCAGCCCGTACTCGCGGTACATCGCCCGCTGGTGCGCCCGGCGCGGACTGACCCCCAACCAGGTCACCACCGCCTCGCTGCTCACCGCCCTGATCGCCGCGGGCTGCGCGGCCACCGGCACCCGGGCCGGCTTCGTCGCCGCGGGCGCCCTGCTGGTCTTCTCGTTCGTCCTGGACTGCACCGACGGCCAGCTCGCCCGCTACTCCCTGCAGTACTCCACCCTCGGCGCCTGGCTGGACGCCACCTTCGACCGGGCCAAGGAGTACGCCTACTACGCGGGCCTCGCCCTGGGCGCCGCCCGCGGTGGCGACGACGTGTGGGCCCTCGCCCTCGGCGCGATGATCCTGCAGACCTGCCGGCACGTGGTCGACTTCTCCTTCAACGAGGCCAACCACGACGCCACCGCCAACACCAGCCCCACCGCCGCCCTCTCCGGGAGGCTCGACAGCGTCGGCTGGACGGTCTGGGTGCGCCGGATGATAGTCCTGCCCATCGGCGAACGATGGGCACTGATAGCCGTCCTCACGGCCGCCACCACCCCGCGGATCACGTTCTACGTGCTGCTGATCGGCTGCGCCTTCGCCGCCACCTACACCACGGCCGGACGGGTGCTGCGGTCGCTGACCCGGAAGGCCAGGCGGACGGACCGGGCGGCGCGGGCCCTCTCGGACCTGGCGGACAACGGTCCGCTCGCCGGGTTCGTGTCCCGCACCCTGCACGCCCCGCTCGGCTCCCCCTTCCTGGTGGCCCTGGCCGGCGTGGCGATTCTCACCGTCTCCCTCTTCTCCGGCGTGACGTGGGCCCCGGTCGCGGGCGCCGTCGTCTACGCCCTGGCCGCCGGCCAGGCCCTGGCCCGGCCCCTCAAGGGCGCTCTCGACTGGCTGGTCCCGCCCCTCTTCAGGGCCGCCGAGTACGGCACGGTGCTCGTCCTCGCGAGCAAATCCGGGGTGAACGGAACCCTTCCCGCGGCTTTCGGTCTGGTGGCCGCCGTCGCCTACCATCACTACGACACGGTGTACCGCATCCGCGGCGACGCCGGGGCGCCGCCGGCCTGGCTGGTACGTGCCGTCGGGGGGCAGGAGGGGCGGACGCTGCTCGTCACCGTCCTGGCCGCGGTGCTCACCGCCGCGCAGTTCAAGGCCGCACTCACGGTCCTCGCCGTGGTCGTGGCCGGGCTGGTGCTCGTCGAGAGCATCCGCTTCTGGGTGTCCGCAGGGGCGCCCGCCGTTCACGACGAAGGAGAACCCGCATGA
- a CDS encoding cation diffusion facilitator family transporter, producing the protein MGAGHDHGHSHSHAPPTGTAAAAYRGRLRVALAITLGVMVVEIAGGLVADSLALIADAAHMATDALGLGMALLAIHFANRPPSTNRTFGLARAEILAALANCLLLLVVGGYVLYEAVQRFLTPADTHGGQMIVFGLIGLVANMISLTLLVRGQQESLNVRGAFLEVAADALGSLAVLISAVVILTTGWQAADPIASLVIGLMIVPRTLKLLRETLDVLLEAAPRDVDMAEVRSHILALDGVEDVHDLHAWTITSGMPVLSAHVVVRSDALSAIGHEKMLHELQGCLGHHFDVEHCTFQLEPGGHAEHEARLCD; encoded by the coding sequence ATGGGGGCAGGGCACGACCACGGTCACAGCCACAGCCACGCGCCGCCCACCGGTACGGCCGCGGCGGCGTACCGCGGCCGGCTCCGGGTGGCGCTTGCCATCACCCTCGGGGTGATGGTGGTCGAGATCGCCGGCGGCCTGGTGGCCGACTCGCTCGCGCTGATCGCGGACGCGGCCCACATGGCGACCGACGCGCTGGGCCTGGGCATGGCCCTGCTGGCGATCCACTTCGCCAACCGCCCGCCGAGCACCAACCGCACCTTCGGCCTCGCCCGCGCCGAGATCCTCGCCGCCCTGGCGAACTGCCTGCTGCTGCTCGTGGTCGGTGGCTACGTGCTGTACGAGGCGGTCCAGCGGTTCCTCACGCCCGCGGACACGCACGGCGGCCAGATGATCGTGTTCGGCCTGATCGGTCTGGTCGCCAACATGATCTCGCTCACGCTGCTGGTGCGCGGCCAGCAGGAGAGTCTGAACGTGCGCGGTGCCTTCCTGGAGGTGGCGGCCGACGCGCTGGGCTCGCTGGCCGTGCTGATCTCGGCGGTGGTGATCCTCACCACCGGCTGGCAGGCGGCCGACCCGATCGCCTCGCTGGTGATCGGCCTGATGATCGTGCCGAGGACGCTGAAACTGCTGCGCGAGACCCTGGACGTCCTGCTGGAGGCGGCGCCGCGGGACGTCGACATGGCGGAGGTACGGTCGCACATCCTGGCGCTCGACGGCGTGGAGGACGTCCACGACCTGCACGCCTGGACGATCACCTCGGGGATGCCGGTGCTCTCGGCGCACGTGGTGGTCCGCTCGGACGCGCTGAGCGCCATCGGCCACGAGAAGATGCTGCACGAGCTGCAGGGCTGCCTGGGCCACCACTTCGACGTGGAGCACTGCACCTTCCAGCTGGAGCCGGGCGGGCACGCGGAGCACGAGGCCCGGCTCTGCGACTGA
- the idi gene encoding isopentenyl-diphosphate Delta-isomerase, whose product MPITPATATHSTSEGTADAIFLELVDEKGVTIGTAEKLAAHQPPGQLHRAFSVFLFDEHGRLLLQQRALGKYHSPGVWSNTCCGHPYPGEAPFAAAARRTFEELGVSPSLLAEAGTVRYNHPDPASGLVEQEFNHLFVGMVQATLAPDPEEVEATVFVTAAELAERHAKDPFSSWFMTVLDAARPAIRELTGPSAGW is encoded by the coding sequence ATGCCGATCACACCTGCCACCGCGACGCACAGCACGTCGGAAGGGACCGCAGACGCGATTTTCCTTGAACTCGTCGACGAGAAGGGTGTGACCATCGGCACCGCGGAGAAGCTGGCCGCGCACCAGCCGCCCGGGCAGCTGCACCGGGCGTTCTCCGTCTTCCTCTTCGACGAACACGGCAGGCTGCTGCTCCAGCAGCGGGCCCTGGGCAAGTACCACTCCCCCGGAGTGTGGTCCAACACCTGCTGTGGCCACCCCTACCCCGGCGAGGCGCCCTTCGCGGCGGCGGCCCGGCGGACCTTCGAGGAGCTGGGCGTCTCCCCTTCGCTGCTCGCCGAGGCGGGCACGGTCCGCTACAACCATCCGGACCCGGCCTCCGGCCTGGTGGAGCAGGAGTTCAACCACCTGTTCGTCGGCATGGTGCAGGCGACGCTCGCGCCGGACCCGGAGGAGGTCGAGGCGACCGTCTTCGTGACGGCCGCCGAGCTGGCCGAGCGGCACGCGAAGGACCCCTTCTCGTCCTGGTTCATGACCGTGCTGGACGCGGCCCGCCCGGCGATCCGGGAGCTGACGGGCCCGTCCGCGGGCTGGTGA
- a CDS encoding ATP-binding protein, with protein sequence MENHGRGHDPRPEGGGPPPDPLPYEGVWRFTAPAVDASVPQARRAVRDLLQRQGVPVSEDLVYGLLLIVSELVTNAVKHAALLSPVLAVEVAVGAEWVRVSVEDNHPYRPTALEADHGQTGGRGLLLVREVAREAGGVVDVEHTSSGGKVIWAALPLKPATLP encoded by the coding sequence ATGGAGAACCACGGGCGCGGGCACGACCCGCGTCCAGAGGGAGGCGGCCCGCCGCCGGATCCGCTGCCGTACGAAGGAGTCTGGCGGTTCACCGCCCCCGCCGTGGACGCCTCGGTCCCGCAGGCGCGGCGCGCCGTACGGGACCTGCTCCAGCGCCAGGGCGTCCCGGTCTCGGAGGACCTGGTGTACGGGCTGTTGCTGATCGTCTCCGAGCTGGTCACCAACGCGGTCAAGCACGCGGCGCTGCTGTCGCCGGTGCTCGCCGTGGAGGTCGCCGTCGGCGCCGAGTGGGTGCGGGTGTCGGTGGAGGACAACCATCCCTACCGCCCGACCGCGCTGGAGGCCGACCACGGCCAGACCGGCGGCCGGGGGCTGCTGCTGGTGCGGGAGGTGGCCCGGGAGGCGGGCGGGGTCGTGGACGTGGAGCACACGTCGAGCGGCGGCAAGGTGATCTGGGCCGCCCTGCCGCTCAAACCCGCGACGCTGCCCTGA
- a CDS encoding enoyl-CoA hydratase/isomerase family protein, giving the protein MEPRLTHQVEEAVATVVIGNPAKRNAMTAEMWRTLPPLLDGLAADPAVRALVLTGEGGTFCAGADISTLRGSPAEAQSLAVAAEEALAAFPKPTLAAVRGHCVGGGSQLAAACDLRFAEEGALFGVTPAKLGIVYPAASTRRLVSLVGPAATKYLLFSGELIDAERALRTGLVDEVLPEGGLDKRVAEFTPILAARSQLTQAAAKEFADGRTDRDAHWAEQARGSGDTAEGVAAFLERRQPRFTWAAPPRG; this is encoded by the coding sequence ATGGAGCCCCGCCTCACCCACCAGGTCGAAGAAGCCGTCGCCACGGTAGTCATCGGCAACCCGGCCAAACGCAACGCGATGACCGCGGAGATGTGGCGCACCCTCCCGCCGCTCCTCGACGGCCTCGCGGCCGACCCCGCAGTGCGGGCCCTGGTGCTCACCGGCGAGGGCGGCACCTTCTGCGCCGGCGCCGACATCTCCACCCTCCGGGGTTCCCCCGCCGAGGCACAGTCCCTCGCCGTCGCCGCCGAGGAGGCCCTCGCCGCGTTCCCCAAGCCGACCCTCGCCGCCGTGCGCGGCCACTGTGTCGGCGGCGGCTCGCAGCTCGCCGCCGCCTGCGACCTGCGGTTCGCCGAGGAGGGCGCGCTGTTCGGGGTGACACCGGCCAAACTCGGCATCGTCTACCCGGCCGCCTCCACCCGCCGCCTGGTCTCCCTCGTCGGCCCGGCCGCCACCAAGTACCTGCTCTTCTCCGGCGAGCTGATCGACGCGGAGCGGGCGCTGCGCACCGGTCTGGTCGACGAGGTGCTGCCGGAGGGCGGACTGGACAAGCGGGTGGCCGAGTTCACCCCGATCCTGGCCGCCCGCTCGCAGCTGACGCAGGCCGCCGCGAAGGAGTTCGCCGACGGCCGTACGGACCGGGACGCGCACTGGGCGGAGCAGGCGCGCGGCAGCGGCGACACCGCCGAAGGGGTCGCCGCCTTCCTGGAGCGCCGTCAGCCGCGGTTCACGTGGGCAGCTCCGCCCCGAGGATGA
- a CDS encoding DJ-1/PfpI family protein yields MQIAIALYDRFTALDAVGPYETLGRIPDAEIVFAAEQAGPVRTDNGQLALTAAKTFGEVPHPDVVVVPGGPGQTAQMTNPALLDWIRAADATSTWTTSVCTGSLLLAAAGLLGGRRATSHWLALDELRGFGVEPTGERVVLDGKYVTAAGVSAGIDMGLTLIGRISGDAVAQAVQLGIEYDPQPPYDAGSPQKAPAEVVGLLRSRSRFILGAELPT; encoded by the coding sequence ATGCAGATCGCGATCGCCCTCTACGACCGCTTCACCGCCCTCGACGCCGTGGGCCCCTACGAGACCCTGGGCCGGATCCCGGACGCCGAGATCGTCTTCGCGGCCGAGCAGGCCGGCCCCGTCCGCACCGACAACGGGCAGCTCGCCCTGACCGCGGCGAAGACCTTCGGCGAGGTGCCGCACCCCGATGTCGTGGTCGTCCCGGGCGGCCCCGGCCAGACCGCCCAGATGACGAACCCGGCCCTCCTCGACTGGATCCGCGCCGCCGACGCCACCAGCACCTGGACGACCTCCGTGTGCACCGGCTCCCTGCTGCTGGCCGCCGCGGGCCTCCTCGGCGGACGGCGGGCCACCTCGCACTGGCTGGCCCTCGACGAGCTGCGCGGGTTCGGCGTCGAACCGACGGGGGAACGGGTCGTCCTCGACGGCAAGTACGTCACCGCGGCCGGTGTCTCCGCGGGCATCGACATGGGCCTGACCCTGATCGGCAGGATCTCCGGGGACGCGGTCGCGCAGGCGGTGCAGCTCGGGATCGAGTACGACCCGCAGCCGCCCTACGACGCGGGTTCCCCGCAGAAGGCGCCCGCCGAGGTCGTCGGCCTGCTCCGCTCGAGGAGCCGGTTCATCCTCGGGGCGGAGCTGCCCACGTGA
- a CDS encoding GlxA family transcriptional regulator — protein MAQRTVLVVLFDGVQSLDVTGPVEVFTGADTQTPGSYRIRTASLDGAPVRTSSGLTVVPDQTLAGASDPHTLLVPGGQGTRRPDPELVAWLRAHGPLAARLVSVCTGAVLLAAAGLLDGHRATTHWAYCDRLARDHPAVEVDPDPIYVRDGHVATSAGVTSGIDLALALVEEDLGRDVALTVARHLVVFLRRPGNQAQFSAQLAAQTAQRAPLREVQQWITEHPDDDLSVEALAARAALSPRHFARAFQAETGTTPGRYVDRVRLEHARRLLEDTGDGVEEVSRASGYGTPEAMRRAFLRTLGATPAEYRRRFSPAPVGPPR, from the coding sequence ATGGCGCAGCGAACCGTTCTCGTCGTTCTCTTCGACGGAGTCCAGAGCCTCGACGTCACCGGCCCGGTGGAGGTCTTCACGGGTGCCGACACCCAGACCCCGGGCAGCTACCGGATCCGTACCGCCTCCCTGGACGGCGCTCCCGTGCGCACCTCCAGCGGGCTGACGGTCGTACCGGACCAGACCCTGGCCGGCGCGTCCGACCCGCACACCCTGCTCGTCCCGGGCGGGCAGGGCACCCGGCGGCCCGACCCGGAACTGGTGGCGTGGCTGCGGGCGCACGGGCCGCTGGCCGCGCGGCTGGTCTCCGTCTGCACCGGCGCCGTCCTGCTCGCCGCCGCCGGGCTCCTGGACGGGCACCGGGCGACCACCCACTGGGCGTACTGCGACAGGCTGGCGCGGGATCACCCCGCCGTCGAGGTCGACCCCGACCCGATCTACGTCCGGGACGGCCACGTCGCCACCTCGGCCGGCGTCACCTCCGGCATCGACCTCGCGCTCGCGCTGGTCGAGGAGGACCTCGGCCGGGACGTCGCGCTCACCGTCGCCCGGCACTTGGTGGTGTTCCTGCGCAGACCCGGCAACCAGGCCCAGTTCAGCGCCCAGCTCGCCGCCCAGACCGCGCAGCGCGCACCGCTGCGCGAGGTTCAGCAGTGGATCACCGAGCACCCGGACGACGACCTGAGCGTCGAGGCCCTGGCCGCCCGCGCGGCGCTCTCGCCCCGCCACTTCGCCCGCGCCTTCCAGGCCGAGACCGGGACGACACCCGGCCGCTACGTCGACCGGGTCCGGCTGGAACACGCCCGGCGGCTGCTTGAGGACACCGGCGACGGCGTCGAGGAGGTCTCCCGCGCCAGCGGCTACGGCACGCCCGAGGCGATGCGCCGCGCCTTCCTCCGGACCCTCGGCGCGACCCCCGCCGAATACCGGCGCCGGTTCAGCCCGGCACCCGTCGGCCCACCCCGTTAG